The sequence TTCAATCTATAGCGGATAACTGTATAGGCTTGGCTACGTTTACTACGCGATCTTATTTTGCAAGTACAGTGACAGATGCAACTGTGGCGTTGCTGAAGTGAAGATCGCGTAGCGATGGTCGATGCGAAGTGGAGCTGCGTAGTTAGCCGAAGTTCAGGCTATTTCCGTAGAATTTCAGAATTCTCTATTCTACCATTACGATCAGTATCTATTTCATGTCTAATTTCTCGACCTGAAACATCATAGTAGATGAACTTATCAAATCTGCCATCATAATCTGTATCAAATCCTTCTGAGTCCTTTATTCCATTAATGTCGTAAGTGATAAAACGATTATAGTATTCTAAAGGTTTATCATTAAAGAATTGAGATGCAATCTTGCCATTAATATCATACCCTTTACTGATAGTTGGCTCACCGTCCTCACCATAACAGACCCATGAACTTAGTTTATCATTATTCTTATGATAATATAGAATACAATTATCTTCATTATCATACTCAGAATATACGTATAGACCCGAATTTAAATTCATGTCCAATGCCTTATACTTACTTCTGACATCCAGATACGCTATAAGCAACGCGACTAAGCTAACCGAAAATAATACTAAGATAATAATACTTTTACCAGCTATTCCTGTATTTAAATCTTTCTGGCCTGATTCTGCAGGACTTTTTTTCACAGTATTTTCTGGCTTTAGTGAACTTTGTAAGATCTCTAATAACTCTTTTGTTAACGGAAGTTTTAATAAATAAAGAGTAGGCAGTATATCTTTTTCTGAAACACAGAGCTCTATTAAACTATCATTTTCAGGCAGTAAACTTCTCAAAGAATCAAGCTCAGACCCTTTTACAAAAGACTCGATCTTTTCTTCAGAAAGGACCGTTTTAAATAATTCTATCTCTTGGTAATTGGCTGATCTATAAATTGTTATCAATTGATTTTCTCCTACAAAGATTATTATAGCCTAAATTTCAGATAACGACCAAGGCTAACCGACGGTTTTCAACGGCGCGAGCACTTGGCACGAGACTTGCCATGCGAAGTGTAGCCCCCTTCCCTTTCCGGCACACTATTTGTGCACTATCACTTTGGCAAATCGTTATGCCTCACTTGAGCATCATATGCAAATTGAATGCGTTGCCAGGCATCTTTATGCATCCATTCAAAAATGAAATAAAATATTTTGACTACAAAATGTCCGAAACGTCCGCGACGCTCGAACGATTTACTTATACTCTCGACGAGCCACTTGTGATCAAATGAATCCCATATTCCGCCAGCGCTGAGCAAATTCCATTGAAGGAGCGGAAAAACCTCATATTTATCGATCCGCTTTGCGTCTTCGATGCTGAAGGGGCTCTTTGCAATCACCAATGCAATGCGGGAGTAATCTTCCTCTTGAAGCGCCGTGTCCAAATAAAGTTCTGAAAAGACAACCCAAAGTACAGTTCGTTCAGATGTCTTCATCTATTCATTCTTAATACGATAATTGGGCTTACAACAAGATCGCCGCGTAAGCAGGAATTCTTGACCTGCTACCCCATCCGCCATTCCTTCGAACAATCAGTCAAAAATGAAATATTATTCGCCCTTGTAAGCTTTTTCAAGTTCGCTTATATTCAGTTTACCCATGCTAAGCATAGCAGCTCCAACTCGATCAGCTTTAGCAGTGTCTGGATCACGCATCATGATGTCTAGGCTTTCCGGCATAATCTGCCACGTTAAGCCATACTTATCTTTAAGCCATCCACAAGAAATTTCTTTGCCGCCTTTGGACAGTGCTTCCCATAACTTATCAATCTCTTCCTGAGTTTTACAGTTTACAGCTATTGAAATTGCTTCACTAAAAGTAAACATAGGGCCTCCATTTAGCGCAGTAAAGTTTTGGCCATTCAGTTCAAAGTCTATTGTTGACAAACTCCCGAGTTCCTTCCCGGCTGCTTTTGCAACTGACTCTGTGAGATACGATGTGTTTGTTATTTTTGCATTTTCAAACAGCGATACATAAAGATCTACAGCTTCCTTTGCTTGATCGTTAAACCAAAGAAAAGTTACTACCTTTTGCATAGAAGCTCCTTAGTTAAATTAATAATTACTACGAAAATGGCAGTAATTATTAAAGCTTATCATAGCTAATTTGATAATCAAAGTAATTTTGCTATGTTGTTTATGATGAAGCGAGCCCTAAGTGTAGCGGAAGCACTACTAGTTAGTGCGATCGACCGATCCGCTGCCTGAGAATGGAATTTAAATAAATTCAAAAGCAACTCTTCAGTTTTGTCGTCTTACTAAAATTCCATTCAAATTTGTACCAGGAGCAATTGTATTAAAAACTGTTCCAAATTTCTTAATGTTTTCATGCAAGAGATTCAAACGTTGCTCCGATTCTTCTGAATCAACGATTATTTTATAGAATATCGATTCCATTCTCGGAGGTACATCTTGCCTAACTCCATCAACTATCACCTCTATGGAATGTAATTGAAATTGCAGAATTGGAACTGTTCTTTCTACTCCTTTAATTATGCAAGCAGATAGAGCTGAAAGTAATAATTCCGCTGGATTAAAGGCATCTGTATTACCTAATATATCTGTATCCAATGTAATTTTGGCATTCTTGCACTTCGAAATACTGCTATGTGAATCTACTCTTACTGATTCGACATGAAAAGTCATTTTAGGTTTAGATTCAATCATTGTCTACTTCCAACATTAAACAACCTCAGATTGAAATGAATGTCTATCAAAAGTTTTCTCAAATCATTTGATAAAAGTTACCTTTGAATTCATCCCCACTCTTAGATATCTATTCCGATCGGTCTTTCGCATAAGGAAGGAGACTTAACTTGCTTTGTCGAGTGACAAAACGGAATTTGGCGTAGCCCAGGCGAGAGTTGCAAAGCAAGTTCGAAGCGATGCGGAAGCACCGATAGTTAGGAGTAGGCCTCATTGCTCTCTTCAATTAGATTTATTACAGTTTGGTTGATTCAAACGCAACTTCTTTAGATCAATTCGTTTGATAAGCTTGATTAACTTATTAGAAGCCCAAATTCCGTGAGTAATTTCATTTTTCTCAATAGAATAATATATACCTTCACCATGAAATTTATCATTTTCCACAAAACCAATATAGGGATAACTAAGCATACTATCCTGAAGTGCAAATCCTTCTAATCGTTCATTTAAATAACTTCCTATTGAAAGCGACATTCCGTCATCGTAGAATACATGGTAACCATCAGTACACCGCCCTTGCTCACATCCAATATTCTTTGAATTTAATTCCAGAAAGAAACTATCGTAATCTAGAATAGTATTACCATTTAAAGTGGCGTCAAGCCTATGATAACCACAGTTAACATCCAATTTGTCAGTTATCACTATTGCAGAACGACCATACCCTATAAACTTACCGGACCATTCTCCATATTGATAGCTTCCAAAATTATCAACATCTAATACAATTGCATAGCTCACAGACAAATTCTTGCAAATCGCTGTGATTTTGCTCAAAGATTCCTCAATCGAACATTGAGGTGTAAAAAAAAGAGGAGAGTACAATATCAAATTAATAATGGAATCTAACATATCTGAAAGTTTTGTGAGGCATTACGCCTAACGATAGATAATTGTCAAAGTCCCGCGCATCCGAAGGACTTGGCGCGAGCTTGCCTTTGTAAGCGAAGTAACGGAAGCGTCGAAAATTATGGAAAGTTCAAAAAGATAAGAAACCAGTACGAACATATAAAGTTATTTCTTATTAGTTTGAATAGAAAGTAACCCAAATATGAATGCAGCTATTCCTAATCCTACTCTTAACCATTGCCAATTCCCCCAGGTTGTAATGGCAGATGTTAATTTTTCGTTTGCGATGGAACGTGTATTGAAGCCAGCATTTGCATCTTTGAAGAAAATAAAAAATGTCATTATTACAAGAATAGATAGGACTGTGGATGCGACCATCGATAGTCTTCCTTCTTGTTTCGCAATCAGAAGAAGAATAGAAGTAACTACGGTGAGAATTGTACTCCAAATTTCGAGAGGACTATAGTAATTGACCAACGCAGCTTGGTGTTTTGCGTACCAGTCAAAGAACTCAGTTGGCGATAGACTCAACCAAAAAGGAACAATAATTACCGCCTCTGTTAACATCGCCCCGGCAGTTAACCCAAGAACTAGTACCGTAATAAATCCGGTTATTTTCGTAAGTATCCTCACATTACCCTCCATTTTATGCGGCCTTTATTTCAAATATTTCTTTAATATACTTAAGTCACAAAACGC comes from Leptospira johnsonii and encodes:
- a CDS encoding DUF7079 family protein; its protein translation is MKTSERTVLWVVFSELYLDTALQEEDYSRIALVIAKSPFSIEDAKRIDKYEVFPLLQWNLLSAGGIWDSFDHKWLVESISKSFERRGRFGHFVVKIFYFIFEWMHKDAWQRIQFAYDAQVRHNDLPK
- a CDS encoding OsmC family protein, with translation MIESKPKMTFHVESVRVDSHSSISKCKNAKITLDTDILGNTDAFNPAELLLSALSACIIKGVERTVPILQFQLHSIEVIVDGVRQDVPPRMESIFYKIIVDSEESEQRLNLLHENIKKFGTVFNTIAPGTNLNGILVRRQN
- a CDS encoding DUF1772 domain-containing protein; protein product: MRILTKITGFITVLVLGLTAGAMLTEAVIIVPFWLSLSPTEFFDWYAKHQAALVNYYSPLEIWSTILTVVTSILLLIAKQEGRLSMVASTVLSILVIMTFFIFFKDANAGFNTRSIANEKLTSAITTWGNWQWLRVGLGIAAFIFGLLSIQTNKK
- a CDS encoding VOC family protein, coding for MQKVVTFLWFNDQAKEAVDLYVSLFENAKITNTSYLTESVAKAAGKELGSLSTIDFELNGQNFTALNGGPMFTFSEAISIAVNCKTQEEIDKLWEALSKGGKEISCGWLKDKYGLTWQIMPESLDIMMRDPDTAKADRVGAAMLSMGKLNISELEKAYKGE